The genomic DNA CATCGACTCGGCAAAGAAGGCCCTCCCTATCGCCACGCCGTACAGTCCGCCGACCAGGCAACCGTTCTGCCATGTCTCCACGGAATGGGCGTAGCCGAGTTCGTGCAAGCGTGTGTAGGCATCCAGCATTTCACCCGTAATCCAGGTTCCTCCTTCGGGATACTGCGGGCGAGGCCCCGCGCATTGTTCCATGATATTTCGAAAGCTGGTATCAAGTGTGACGGTGAACACATGAGAGCGAAGGGATCGCTTGAGACTGCGCGAGACATGGAGTTTGTCAGGGAACAGCACGGCGCGAGGATCCGGCGACCACCAGAGAATGGGTTGATCGTCGTTATACCAGGGAAAGATGCCCTGTCGATAGGCTTCAAGTAACCGTTCCGGAGAGAGATCGCCTCCTACCGCGAGGAGGCCTTCACGGGATGCCTGGTCAACCGGGGGAAAACGAAGATCGTGCCGATTCAAGCGTAACATCACCACGTACGATACGTGAAGCGGCGCAAAAGGACTATGCCAAGATGAACCTCGGTTCGGCCATCATCCTTTAGGCTGCTCTGCTGAGGCCAGGATGGGTTGAAACATTGGATCAGCGTCGAGCACGGCTCTCAGGCGCTCGCTGTGAATAAAATAGCGCCAGACCTCATCATCTTTTCCGGGTATTTCATCAAACCAACGTTTGGCGGCGGTGAGGTGTTGTAGCATCCTGTTTTTATCCCCGTAGTCCGGCATGAAAATCATGCTATAGGCCATGGTGTATTCCGCGAGAAACTTGTCGAGCGGCAGCTCGGCGATGGCCGATGAGGCGTAAGCGTCCTCGTACGCTCGGACACTGTCCGGGTCGTGCAAGATTCGATTCCACGCCACCTTGTTGATGCGAGACCAGGCCAGCTGCACCAGCGCCTCGGCTTTGGGCGTCTTCCGATCAGCCGGGATGTCGTTGACTAAGGCCTCAAACGTCGGAATCATCCGACGCTGATCATTGTTCCAGCGATAGGCCATGCCGAGCTGAAATCGGCAGTCCAGCTGTTCAGGCCGAATGCTGGCAAGGGTTTCCAGCGCAGGCAACAGTCGGTACAGGAAGTCTGCCGGTGTCGGTTGCGAGAATCCACCCATCTCCATCGCATTCGACAGGTCCAGGCGAGTGGAGGCCGCGGAGGTGTTCCAATAAAACTCATTGAGGGTCACGGATAGTGCCGGATCTTTAACGAGCAATTGATGATTCTGAGCGGCTTCCCGAAGTAACACGGTATGGAGGTTTCTGGTCAGGATCGTGAGCGCGTCAATCTGATGCGGGTCGATGATCAAGATACGATTGAGCATGGCGACGCGATCGCGCAATTCGGGAAACACAGAAGCCTGTGCTGCTGCCGCCGTCAAGGTGCCGGGTTGATCGTCGGGACCCCACCAGACAAGCGAATCAGGAAGTGCTCGACTCGTTTCGGTCGTGAACGGAATTCTATCCGCTACCATACCCGGCGCTTCAGGCTTGGTTCTCACGGGCAAATGAAAGACGGCCGCGTCTCGAGGAAAGCCGTATTTTTTGAGCCCGGTGAAGACGACCCATTGAGTGGTGATGGATTTTATGGCGCGCCGGTCTCGTGTGATCGTATTTGTCCATCGGACGGTGCCGGGTCCGTACGTCACCGGCGATGTGAGGGGATCATGGTAATGGACGGTCAATTCAACCAGTGTGGTCGGGACGCCGATGATGTTCTCTTTCCGATTTAGCCGGAATGACCCATTCGAAATCGAGCGGCTGTTCGCCACCGTGAGATGAAGGCCGGTTCCGGGCGGCGACATTCCGAGAACATCCATGACAAAGGCTGAGGCTTGGGCCCGAGCGAGATCATCTCCATAAAATACCAGGAACCCTGTGCTGGGCCAGAGGATGTTCATCCCAATATCCGATCGTTTCAAGAACGGAGCATGGCCGGCAGTCAGTTCCTGCCAACAATCCTCATATGAAACATCAGTTGCCTGAGGATGAACCGGCAGCATGGTCAGGTGCTTATATTGGCACGCGAAGTCCAGCTGTCCAGTCGTGATCTTGTCGCCTTTGGCGATGGCTTGGGCATATCGAAGGGCCGTGTCGATGGCGGTCTTATTTCCTGTCACCTTTTGAGGTGCCTTGGAGGCCGCAGCCACAAGGTCGGGTAAGGTGACCTCAAAGGCCATCAGCAGTCCGGAGAGAAGTAGAATTCCAAGCAAGAGGTTCTTATTCATGATGAAAAAGACTCACCGGTGATGGTTACCCCGATTAGGCGGTTTCCAGTATCTTTGCACGCATCAACGCACGGTCGGTCGTCGATAAAGCCGGCGCCGGGTTGTGGCGACAGAGCGACACGGTTTGACGCAACGACGTCATGAAGGTTTCACAATTTGGGCAAGCGCCCAGATGTCGACGAATTTCCTGGCAAATACTCGCGGAAAGTTCGTCGTCGATATAAGCGGACAACCGGCGAAGGATGCGCAGGCACCGGCCGTTCGCATGAGCATGTCGTTGCCGGGTCATTGAAAAACGCCGCCGCCGCTTAGAAACGCTACGTTTTACCATGTGGATGAGTCCCTCCGCTACCCGAGTGAATCATGGTCGGTGGACGGTTTGCCGAGGCCCCTCGCACTAAGTTCACGGCGCACAAACAGTCGAGCCCGATGCAAGCGCGATTTCACCGCTCGTTCGTTCAACCCCATGATGGCTCCGACTTCTTTGGCGCTTAATCCTTCCATGTCGCGAAGCACCAAGACCATTTTGTACTTCTTCGGTAATTGGTTGATCGCGGTATCGAGCGCTTCCCGCAATTGCTTATTCTGGAGCGCGGCCTCGGGACTGAGTCCATCGATCGGAATCTGCAAGTGGAATTCACCGTCGGACGTGGGGATGAATTCCTCGAGCGACAGCTCTCGTTCCGGGGCTCCTTTCCGTCTGCGCCGCATGCGCAGGCACGCCCGTGAAGCGATGGTATAGAGCCACGTCGAAATTTGAGCGTCACCCCTAAATCTGTCGAGGCCTCGATACGCATTCAAAAAAGTCTCCTGGACCAAATCCTTCGCAGCTTCCGGTTCGCCGCACAATCGATGAGCGAAGCGATACATGAGGTCCACATGATCCTTGTACAGAGTATCAAAATTTTTAGCGGATTGGGGATCACGCGAGGACGAGGCCGGTGAGCGGCGAATGGTGGGTGAGGCGCTCATACGTAGCGCAGTCTACGAGGGGATTGAAAAGAGAGTCAAGACGAAGGGGGAAGTCCTAGGAGCCTGTCCGACATTGGCGTTCGTTATGAGACGAAAGAGGCGCCGACAGATGCGAGGCCGCAGGTGTAGAAAAACCGGAAGCGTCTTCGCTGGGATACAGTGAGGATTTTCCTGCGCCGAGAACAAGGCAGATGCTGGTGCATCGTTTGTCGCAGTAGAAGGGCACTGTCGGACAGGCTCCTGAAATTACTTCATCCGATGGAATTCGACGACGTCGCCTTGCCCATCGAGTTCCACCGTAATAGGGGTCCCTTCCCTTGCCCCGTTCAGGGAGGATTTACCCAAGTCTGCCGGGTAGATCTGTTCCCCTTCCGGGGTCCAGATCCTGACGTTGGTTCGATCCGGAGTGGCAAATTCCAGAGGACCCGTGACGAAACGCCGAATAGGAGCAGAATCGATGGACGCGGAGAGATCCGCCACGAGGTGGTGGTCATGCATACGCACGGTCAGGATCTGTCCGACCTTGGCATTTTTGATTCCGATCTTGGCATTGACGTTGACGATGCCGATGGGAGTCCGAAAGAAAATGAAATTGGACTTCAGTTTTGAAATGGTTCCGGTCAGCAACACATGCGTCTTGGACCCATTGGCGGCCACCTGGCTGATCTGAAGGTCGAACTGAAGGTCGTGTACGCCGATGACGGTGTCCCTCCCGTCAACTTCGACCGTCACCGACTCGCCGTTCCTGCGGGAAGCGAGCGTCCGCTCATAGGCGCCCATGTGGAAGGCCTTCTCACCTTCCGGCGTCCAACATATCAACTGTGTGCCGTCTTCATTGTCT from Nitrospira sp. includes the following:
- a CDS encoding Leucyl/phenylalanyl-tRNA--protein transferase, whose amino-acid sequence is MLRLNRHDLRFPPVDQASREGLLAVGGDLSPERLLEAYRQGIFPWYNDDQPILWWSPDPRAVLFPDKLHVSRSLKRSLRSHVFTVTLDTSFRNIMEQCAGPRPQYPEGGTWITGEMLDAYTRLHELGYAHSVETWQNGCLVGGLYGVAIGRAFFAESMFTRVDDASKVALVRLVKQLEAWNFRLIDCQQFSPHVSRFGAEEIPRVDFIKHLHQALTLPDRRGRWTFDEP
- a CDS encoding RNA polymerase sigma factor RpoE; the encoded protein is MSASPTIRRSPASSSRDPQSAKNFDTLYKDHVDLMYRFAHRLCGEPEAAKDLVQETFLNAYRGLDRFRGDAQISTWLYTIASRACLRMRRRRKGAPERELSLEEFIPTSDGEFHLQIPIDGLSPEAALQNKQLREALDTAINQLPKKYKMVLVLRDMEGLSAKEVGAIMGLNERAVKSRLHRARLFVRRELSARGLGKPSTDHDSLG